CAAAGTGGATGCCAAAGAGCTACAAATTGGAAGAGATTCTGCTGTATATTTAATGTTATGGGTGGATCTCAGTCGACCAtcactagttttttttttatggaccCTTCGCAACTACTTCATGCTTTCCCGTCAGCTTCcatttctataattttataCCCATCCTTTTCTTCACAGTTTATATCAATCTACTTCATCATTCTCTTTCAGATGTTTTTGTGTTATATATTTATtccattttttaattagttttgtattttttttttatgactGTGAGGTGTCCTGGACGGGTTCGAACTAAATCTTCAATATTCTGACTAATCACCACCCGAGTCGGATAGGTCTCTTGCGAAAGACAAATCTCTGACCCTAAATTTTAAATGGCTGCATATATGAATACGGTTAGAACATGCGACCtcacttaaaaaattaattgattcttttttcacagtaaaaattaattaatcataagctaattaATTGatcaattattatataaatgtaagGCTAATGATatgaaaaaacctccaccttttaACTCATTTTCGTTTGCAGCATGACGTTTTTAAAATCGCCGATTTCACCCAAATACACacctttcgttttcaattgcagcatcaaacatcaaaattcacactttttagtttcaattgtaccatcaAGCATCAAATTGACTTCTTTTCAATACTTcatatttttacatatattctaaatagtgcTCAATGTTATaattgtaacaaaaaaaatttatatttataacataataatatttatttatattaaataaaaaattattattgggTTTTAAATTTTCTGGGAAGAagagttttttgttttaaatgtaacattaaaatattttattattatgcaaagtttttcagatatcaattaatttatcataaaaataacttaaaacgcttaattatatcttatttttattattcatagtctattttttttattttctgcttAAATATAATTGTGGCGActtataaaatatgattaaaattatgaaattattttttagatatatttatatCAGCTTAGTTATAATTGTAgatatataaattcattttctctaaattaaatagttttttCCAACCGACTtcgataaattataaattaaactatatgaaccttttgaatataaattatctATTCTATTTGATGTTTTGAATGATTTTACAGCGAATGAAGTCTCACCCTTCTATGATCACTGGACAAAACAAACAATGGTTGGCCAGTCCAATGAAGTTGGAGGATTTGGCACTCTTATCCCTCTTGCCGCATGATTATACGAATTGCAAATACACATAAACATAATCATAATGGCCTGTGtggatttttttgaaaaaaaatagaagcaATAATGAACAATATCTAGCATCATATAGCAACAGTGAGATAATCGTGTTCAATTCAATGTTATCTGTTTGTAAGAACCCCATCTTATtagctctttttttttttttttgactgtGGTAGAATCTAATTACGTTAGTAGTTAGTGGTTAGTAGGTAAACTTCCATTTCTAATTCGGCCTTAAACACTGGCCCTACTGAGACTCGAAACCGCGATCTCAAAAATGCACTGGAGCGCCTTAACCATTTGGGTTAGGCCTCACTGGCATTAGCGGTCAATCTCATAAGGTAAAATAATGTATAGATCCATCCACTATTTGACCAGATTTGTCATATTTATCATAATGTTTTTGATTTTGTcatatttcttttttcaaatttactAAATATACCTACAACACATTTAAAGCTGATATGGAGAGATTATATATCCTACACGACATATAAACAACCTCAATTGtagatatatttaatatatattaaaaaaaatgattgatgtatagtaaaattttaaaattattaaatatttaatgaacAGTCTAAAAAtgttgataaataaataaactttgCCATCTTATAGAACTTGTGGTGTTAAGGAAAAGTAAGCGGTCACTTTAAATGGCTATAGAGATGGATGCTTCAATACCCTAATGATCCCCTTCACAATTATTCAAACACTTACCTCGTGGAGTAACTGTTGCATAGTCCAACTTTAATGTTGTTTATCTCTTTGTATGGCCCTATTCTGCGTTTTGAAAATCTAACAGGTCGTCTATCCGGTATAATCTCCAATTAAaagttgggtttttttttttatataaaaatacttatttttagctaaatgtttatatttCTGTTTTACAAAAATAAGCTTTTTAGTAGGTTTTTGGTAGATTGTTGGTAGCTTATTGGGAAATgaggtatttttaaaaaagaaactaAAACAGAGTACTTTTACATAAACATATTGttgcaaaaaattaaaggaaaaaaaaatgcagGGTGGAATTTTCCCTTTAAAGTTCAACCGATTTAAAAACCAATTGAAATCgtttaaataaaaccaaatatatttataatcttaTAGTGTGTAAAATATCTACTcaaaaaatcatatatataacaaatggtataagcgctaagcagcaaactggtaggtcgtgggttcgattcctcccactaGTGCTCCCCCTccctaaattatatattaaaagaaaaacagttaaaaaaaatacaattacttcttatatatagaattttattatataaaaagaaaagagatgAAAATGGACAGGTTTTTATGGTTTAACCATTTATaatattcatatttaaattaattaaactaaatttcttatttttctaaaaGAATCAAATCAGACTGATTTTTGAATCGTAGTCCAACCGATTGAACTGGTCGGTTCAGTCCGGTTCTGGATACTGGCCTCTAATGCAACATATAGTATTGATTGTGGTATCATATTAGTCACAAAGAAGGCGCAACTGACTTCAATTGTGAATTTTGGTTTGCATTATGCCATCTATTGGCATTATATTGATTAGATACAGAAGACATTCTCTCCAAAATTGTTTAGGAAGGTGAGCTTGAAATCTTAGGCTCTGGAAACTTCAAGCCTACTTTCTCTCAACAACACCATTTGTTGTGGTGTGTAAGAGCAGGTGTGTTGATGAATAATACCATTTCCTTCTAAAAATGTTGAAACCGTTTGGTTTAGAAACTTAAGACCATTATCAGTTTCTACTTGAGTATTATATTGAGTGAATTTTTAAGAAGATTATCAATGTTAAGTACTTTCTGAGCTAATAATATAGTAAGAAAGTAATGTGAAGCTTGATTAGATGGTATTTTGTATGGACCCCACATGTCTATGTGTAGTAGATTAAAGGATCTGGaaattttaatttcagaaaCACGAAATGATAATTTGTGTTGTTTAGCTTGTTGGACATATTTCACAAGAAGAAGAATGGGATGAATGCATATGAATCATAGTAGACGTGCTAGCATGACCTAGTCTAGCATGCTAAGTAGAACAATTAATTATATGATGTACAACATTcacaaaataacaaaaaagtgGCTCATTGATGTTCTTTTCATTCAGATTGAACTGAGAAACATAATCACTATTATGTggaaatttttaaagaaataaactaCTGAAATCTCGTTTGTAGAGTCCAGCAATCTGTTGACCCTGAGACAAAATGACATTAGTCTTTAGGTCGTGTATGAGGCAACATTTAGAGAAAAATGTTTCGTTGGGAGGACTGGTTTGAACCAATCTCTCATAGCAGATTGTACTTAAAATCTGGCAAAAATTAAACATCATTAAGAGTAAAATCAGGAGCGAGAATAAATATGCATGTTTTATGTACCGAGTTTACTGTACCACTAGATTAGAGAACTTTTATAAGAGCATTGAGGGTTGTTTGATTTGAAAGTAGGCTTGTAACCTAATTCCTAAACATTGAATCCCAAGTTTGCCATAGATATTAGATAGTGCTCAAATATGGCATAAtacaagaaaatttaaaaaatatttagtgAAAATGAAGATCttatttatattacagttcttaTAGTTCATTGATATGCATTCTTTTCTTTTAACTGATCATGTTTAATAATTGGATTACAGCTATTCACTTACTATGCATGTATACCTTCTTGAGTATTATATGgctaatttattttacaaagGAACATCAGATGGATAGTCTCGTGGATGCCTATTGATAGTTTCTCTTAGCTCTTTCTCTTGCTGTCGAAGATTCGACGACGGAATATCATAAACATCGGCAAACATGTCGCCAAGTGGAGGTTTCTCTGTCTTCTCGGCCACCTGAATCGCTTGCAATAGCTGCAAGAATAACTTTATTTGATTCAAAGTTCTAATCATAGTGAGTAAAACATGCATGTGGAACTATAAATTCTGATAAGTTTCTTTCACCTGCTTCCTGATACTATTTCTGAATTCAGATTCTTGTTTGTCGCTCCACCACCCATTTCTTTCGACCCAATTCCGAAATCTATTTACAGGGCTTCTTTCCATTTTCCAAAATTCGATCTCATCTGTTGGTCGATACTTGGTGGAATCATCAGATGTGGAATGGTGTCCAACTCTATATGTAAGGGCCTGAAAGTTGCAAAGTTTATGGCATATGTAGCACAGAAATGAAAATggaaaaaccgaaccgaggaAATTATAGACATTGACAAGAAAGTATAGGACACTTCGAATACCTCAATTAAGACAGGTCTTTGTTCAGTTACAGCAATCTTACGAGCTGCTTGAATTGTTGTATAAACGGCGAGGGCGTCATTTCCATCTACCCGGATACTTTGAATGCCGTAAGCTCTACCCTTAACAACAATGCCATCACCTACAAAACCATACATCCTATAAGCCAGCATAGACTTTTCTCACACATATCAGTAATTAATGCTGCACGGAAACATATCAAGTCTTATGTATTGACATTCATTTTCACTTATTAGAAACTCCTCTGAAACTCCCaaattttatacttataatccattttcataaaaaatattgttttgctGTTTTTGCATTTCAGCATTTCTGACTTCAACATTTTTAATTCCGTGCAACATAGGCAATAATAAAATCAAGGTTAAAATAGATTCGTAAGCTTATGATCCAATTCAGAGAATGAAAAGATCGACAAAGTTGGAATTAGTACTTCGAAATTGCTCCGATATGTGGGTGCTAATGGCCCAGCCATTGTTTCGACAGATAAAAATGACCGGTGATTCTGTGACTGCTGCAAAGTTGAGAGCAGCATGAAAATCTCCCTGAAACGTTCCTAGGGCGTTCAGAAATTAATTCCAAAGTAAAAGAAAGCTGAAGCAGTACGACCTACAAAAGAGAGGATTACGCACCTCACTGGTACCACCATCGCCAATATAAGTAACTACACAGGCATCTTTTTTATCCATTTTAAGAGAATAAGCAACACCTACTGCTTGAGGAAGTTGAGTACTGATCACGACAAGCAGAAACAGAATACAAGAAAATTATCAGAGTCTTGGTAACATGAAACAATAGTAGTTGATCAAGACAGTTTAGTCTCAGACTGAACCCGTAAcgtaaaagttaaaaatagtaCGCTATGGGCGAGGAAATAGTGAAGTAATTGTGCTTGTTAGAGCCGTAATGAATGGGCATCTGCCTGCCTCTTCCATAATCATCCTTGTTTCCGAAGCACTGGTTTGCGAATTCTTGAAGAGTGAATCCACGCCACAATAGCACTCCAGGTTCTCGATACTGGGACATTAATCGAAGTGATCAATTAACAACTTATAACTTATATGATGATgacaaataaatgaaaataggGTACCTGAGGCAAGACAACGTCATGTGGAGAAAGTGCGGCTGCTGATGCTATGTTAATAGCTTCTTCGCCGTTGGATGTAAGGTAAAAGGAAATTCTGCCTTGTCTTTGTGCTTCATAGAATATTGTATCCATTATTTGAAGGGTCGCCATTTCTCTGTACATTTTTACTGCCACTTCCTCGCTAAcctgataaatttataaaattcttttGCAATTAgtcttttttaattaaaattacaatattGCATAGTTTGTCATAGAGATGGAGAGGGGTACCTGATCAAAATCAGGGTTGTCTATCAGGGCTCCGGTGTCATCAAGAATTCGATAACATGGAACTCGCTTCTCATCCGATCCGGAAATGAATTTCATTTCAGAAATAAATGTCACCTTTCCTCCAGGAAAATCCAACACCTGACACCTCAACATATCATATTAGGAGAAAATTGTTGCGGTTTTCTAATAACAAGAAATACTATAATTAGCAGCAAACATttagcaacaaaaaaaaaatattatgtcatattgctgctaataaaacgttgaCTTAAATAATTGGTAATAAAATTTTCTGTAAAATACTGCTATAATttaactaatggcagcaactttcaaaattaatgctgcaaaatattttttagcagcaaaaaaaattaactgctAAAAAATTTGTTGACAAATACAAAATTCCttgtattattgttttctctctctaaacacaaatttaaaagCTACAGTTAGAGGTTTTTAGGGCGGGAAGGGGATGACTCAGGTTTCTAGCTGGACATGATCGTGGTCTTGCAATTGTATATTCTGAATTCAGGCTTGTTGTATTAATTCTTAGCTAAATCAAGAttttttacttgttttttttttttgtaaa
This region of Mercurialis annua linkage group LG1-X, ddMerAnnu1.2, whole genome shotgun sequence genomic DNA includes:
- the LOC126668676 gene encoding 2-oxoisovalerate dehydrogenase subunit alpha 1, mitochondrial-like is translated as MTIRLAKSRAATYYLKKNMNLMAILNQTTPASSSSAVSNSTYATITAPLKFADISQRFKSTKSAGQLDYLYSSDDDNNNQVLDFPGGKVTFISEMKFISGSDEKRVPCYRILDDTGALIDNPDFDQVSEEVAVKMYREMATLQIMDTIFYEAQRQGRISFYLTSNGEEAINIASAAALSPHDVVLPQYREPGVLLWRGFTLQEFANQCFGNKDDYGRGRQMPIHYGSNKHNYFTISSPIATQLPQAVGVAYSLKMDKKDACVVTYIGDGGTSEGDFHAALNFAAVTESPVIFICRNNGWAISTHISEQFRSDGIVVKGRAYGIQSIRVDGNDALAVYTTIQAARKIAVTEQRPVLIEALTYRVGHHSTSDDSTKYRPTDEIEFWKMERSPVNRFRNWVERNGWWSDKQESEFRNSIRKQLLQAIQVAEKTEKPPLGDMFADVYDIPSSNLRQQEKELRETINRHPRDYPSDVPL